From a region of the Archocentrus centrarchus isolate MPI-CPG fArcCen1 unplaced genomic scaffold, fArcCen1 scaffold_58_ctg1, whole genome shotgun sequence genome:
- the LOC115777625 gene encoding actin-related protein 2/3 complex subunit 1A-B: MSLYSFGLEPLSCHAWNKDRTQIAMSPNNNVVNIYEMKGNDWVKIHELTEHSGRITGIDWAPQSNRIVTCASDRNAYVWTLKDGVWKPTLVLVRINRAATCVKWSPLENKFALGSGARLISVCYFEQENDWWLSKHIKKSICSTVLSLDWHPNNILLAAGSADLHCRVFSAYIKDIEEKPGPTAWGAKMPFGEMMLEHKDCGGWVHSVSFSPSGDQLAWVAHNSSITVVDAAQGKEVTQLTSDSLPLLSVLYVSPTEIVAAGHDCCPYQYTYKGPGSLEFVKKLDIPKQTSRGSMSAMQHFRNLDKKATEEDTSDLDTLHQNSITQLCVVSQEKAKVGQYSSVGLDGAMVIWDFKH; this comes from the exons ATGTCGTTGTACAGTTTTGGACTGGAGCCGCTCTCCTGCCATGCCTGGAACAAAGATAGGACCC AGATTGCTATGAGTCCTAACAACAATGTGGTGAACATCTATGAGATGAAAGGCAATGACTGGGTCAAGATCCATGAGTTGACAGAACACAGTGGACGAATCACAG GCATAGATTGGGCCCCGCAGTCTAATCGCATTGTGACATGTGCTTCTGACCGCAATGCCTATGTGTGGACCCTGAAGGATGGTGTCTGGAAACCCACCCTAGTCTTGGTGCGCATCAATCGTGCAGCCACATGTGTGAAGTGGTCACCGCTGGAGAACAAGTTTGCCCTGGGCAGCGGAGCCCGTCTTATCTCTGTCTGCTACTTTGAACAGGAGAATGACTG GTGGCTGAGTAAGCACATCAAGAAGTCCATTTGTTCCACAGTGCTGAGCCTGGACTGGCATCCCAACAACATTCTGCTGGCAGCAGGGTCTGCAGACCTTCACTGCAG GGTTTTCTCAGCCTACATCAAGGACATTGAGGAAAAGCCTGGACCCACTGCCTGGGGGGCCAAGATGCCTTTTGGGGAGATGATGCTGGAGCATAAGGACTGTGGTGGGTGGGTGCACAGTGTTTCCTTCTCTCCCAGTGGAGACCAGCTGGCATGGGTGGCCCACAACAGCAGCATCACTGTGGTTGATGCTGCACAGGGGAAGGA GGTAACCCAGCTGACCAGTGACAGTCTGCCACTGCTGAGTGTTCTCTATGTCAGCCCAACTGAGATTGTCGCTGCG GGACATGACTGCTGCCCCTACCAGTATACATATAAGGGTCCTGGCTCTCTGGAGTTTGTGAAAAAGCTTGACATCCCAAAGCAGACCTCCAGAGGCAGCATGTCAGCAATGCAGCACTTTCGCAACCTGGACAAAAAGGCCACTGAGGAGGACACCAGTGACCTGGACACCCTTCATCAGAACAGCATCAC GCAGCTGTGTGTTGTATCACAGGAGAAAGCCAAAGTTGGGCAGTACAGCAGTGTGGGTCTGGATGGAGCTATGGTGATCTGGGATTTTAAG